In Papaver somniferum cultivar HN1 chromosome 1, ASM357369v1, whole genome shotgun sequence, a genomic segment contains:
- the LOC113287107 gene encoding protein CHROMOSOME TRANSMISSION FIDELITY 7-like isoform X1 codes for MHSASMQPKISSFFKRSAARTFDPSEVSAPVEDTTHFDIQEPEIRITYKRRTPKEEPDRNGEFTSTDIIERPQVAPPKLLPSGSSKSLNKKRTYAQFHLELGQSDFLLHTCSTCGFNFAIGDEGDEKVHKEFHKTYTHGIQFKGWRNERVILASEGARVISVLDGDPPGQMKKVQEVVKMVEDELGLGEGWLLHKLCKVYLFVLNQRIAGCLVVEPIKTAHRVISKSVVQRSSTSNEKAARPNSVVLRFGNVNFKQEIVKHMSSVDGLDVSEDPSGVILCDKDAVSAVCGIRAIWVAPFHRMKHVGTKLLDAARKSFSKGYTIEASQVAFSQPTTAGKVFASKYSGTNTFLVYHTQA; via the exons ATGCACTCAGCTtcaatgcaacccaaaatcagttCTTTCTTTAAGCGCTCCGCAGCCAGAACCTTTGACCCATCTGAAGTTTCTGCTCCCGTTGAAGATACCACACACTTTGATATTCAAGAGCCAGAGATTCGAATAACATACAAGCGTCGAACACCTAAAGAGGAACCAGACAG AAATGGTGAATTCACTAGTACAGACATTATAGAAAGACCTCAAGTTGCCCCACCCAAACTGCTACCTTCTGGTTCAAGCAAAAGTTTGAACAAAAAGAGAACTTACGCGCAGTTTCATTTGGAGTTGGGGCAGTCAGATTTTCTTTTGCATACCTGCTCTACATGTGGGTTTAACTTTGCTATAGGAGATGAAGGGGATGAGAAGGTTCACAAAGAGTTTCACAAGACCTACACCCATGGAATCCAATTTAAG GGTTGGCGCAATGAAAGAGTAATTTTAGCAAGTGAGGGTGCTCGTGTTATTTCAGTGTTAGACGGTGACCCACCAGGTCAAATGAAAAAG GTTCAAGAGGTTGTAAAGATGGTGGAGGATGAGCTTGGTTTGGGTGAGGGGTGGCTTCTCCACAAACTCTGCAAG GTATATCTGTTCGTATTGAACCAGAGAATTGCTGGTTGTCTAGTTGTAGAACCAATAAAAACTGCGCACAGAGTTATTTCAAAATCTGTAGTGCAGAGAAGCTCCACTTCAAATGAAAAAGCAGCTAGACCAAACTCTGTTGTACTGCGTTTTGGGAATGTTAACTTTAAGCAGGAAATAGTAAAGCATATGTCTTCTGTCGATGGACTTGATGTGTCAGAAGACCCAAGTGGAGTAATTCTGTGCGATAAGGATGCTGTTTCAGCCGTCTGTGGAATAAGAGCTATCTGGGTCGCACCCTTTCATAGAATGAAACATGTTGGCACCAAATTACTTGATGCTGCAAG GAAGAGTTTCTCCAAGGGTTACACTATTGAAGCCTCACAAGTTGCATTTTCTCAGCCTACTACTGCAGGAAAGGTGTTTGCATCGAAATACAGCGGCACTAACACTTTCCTGGTGTACCATACACAAGCCTGA
- the LOC113287107 gene encoding protein CHROMOSOME TRANSMISSION FIDELITY 7-like isoform X2 — MHSASMQPKISSFFKRSAARTFDPSEVSAPVEDTTHFDIQEPEIRITYKRRTPKEEPDRNGEFTSTDIIERPQVAPPKLLPSGSSKSLNKKRTYAQFHLELGQSDFLLHTCSTCGFNFAIGDEGDEKVHKEFHKTYTHGIQFKGWRNERVILASEGARVISVLDGDPPGQMKKVQEVVKMVEDELGLGEGWLLHKLCKVYLFVLNQRIAGCLVVEPIKTAHRVISKSVVQRSSTSNEKAARPNSVVLRFGNVNFKQEIVKHMSSVDGLDVSEDPSGVILCDKDAVSAVCGIRAIWVAPFHRMKHVGTKLLDAASLLLQERCLHRNTAALTLSWCTIHKPEHHTGLVGWV; from the exons ATGCACTCAGCTtcaatgcaacccaaaatcagttCTTTCTTTAAGCGCTCCGCAGCCAGAACCTTTGACCCATCTGAAGTTTCTGCTCCCGTTGAAGATACCACACACTTTGATATTCAAGAGCCAGAGATTCGAATAACATACAAGCGTCGAACACCTAAAGAGGAACCAGACAG AAATGGTGAATTCACTAGTACAGACATTATAGAAAGACCTCAAGTTGCCCCACCCAAACTGCTACCTTCTGGTTCAAGCAAAAGTTTGAACAAAAAGAGAACTTACGCGCAGTTTCATTTGGAGTTGGGGCAGTCAGATTTTCTTTTGCATACCTGCTCTACATGTGGGTTTAACTTTGCTATAGGAGATGAAGGGGATGAGAAGGTTCACAAAGAGTTTCACAAGACCTACACCCATGGAATCCAATTTAAG GGTTGGCGCAATGAAAGAGTAATTTTAGCAAGTGAGGGTGCTCGTGTTATTTCAGTGTTAGACGGTGACCCACCAGGTCAAATGAAAAAG GTTCAAGAGGTTGTAAAGATGGTGGAGGATGAGCTTGGTTTGGGTGAGGGGTGGCTTCTCCACAAACTCTGCAAG GTATATCTGTTCGTATTGAACCAGAGAATTGCTGGTTGTCTAGTTGTAGAACCAATAAAAACTGCGCACAGAGTTATTTCAAAATCTGTAGTGCAGAGAAGCTCCACTTCAAATGAAAAAGCAGCTAGACCAAACTCTGTTGTACTGCGTTTTGGGAATGTTAACTTTAAGCAGGAAATAGTAAAGCATATGTCTTCTGTCGATGGACTTGATGTGTCAGAAGACCCAAGTGGAGTAATTCTGTGCGATAAGGATGCTGTTTCAGCCGTCTGTGGAATAAGAGCTATCTGGGTCGCACCCTTTCATAGAATGAAACATGTTGGCACCAAATTACTTGATGCTGCAAG CCTACTACTGCAGGAAAGGTGTTTGCATCGAAATACAGCGGCACTAACACTTTCCTGGTGTACCATACACAAGCCTGAGCACCATACCGGCCTGGTCGGCTGGGTATGA
- the LOC113287099 gene encoding uncharacterized protein LOC113287099 produces the protein MSISKFAVNYRRKDDKDHGYGNNLRKKMKNQKIEEEVEVEGRSNVKKKKMKTEEKDDKGHGSNLSKKTKNQKIEEKVEARSNLKKKTKTEKKKEKDEIEMIQISLPIELILEFLSRLPVKSLTRLSCTKIRSPNSGLLRTCASAVFTSYGAAGAGGGALFWWTTDPQVILLFDLHENKLQYIRIPLERDTHTRRFEHKGFLVVARLEKKSPTTLTLGKVHLKILKAYKDDQVWAEETIDLSAYSIPFSSTFRFMSFSDQILLYWVDAKNFHFFNLQKRCLKVVRNLDSCISEKMLPTVVRPYDYWLNCEVENICALRTLLPARAQISDRAALNSMMKKNFENMWTLQQPKTVGGIFSSYYKSKTNSHYFFDD, from the exons ATGTCGATTTCGAAATTCGCAGTTAATTATCGCAGAAAAGATGATAAAGATCATGGTTATGGAAATAAtttaaggaagaagatgaagaatcagaagatcgaagaagaagttgaagttgaaggaaGGAGCaatgtaaagaagaagaagatgaagaccgAAGAAAAAGATGATAAAGGTCATGGTTCTAATTTAAGTAAGAAGACGAAGAATCAGAAGATCGAGGAAAAAGTTGAAGCAAGGAGCAatctgaagaagaagacgaagaccgaaaaaaaaaaagaaaaggatgaaATTGAAATGATCCAAATATCTCTTCCAATTGAATTGATTCTAGAGTTTCTATCAAGACTACCAGTTAAATCTCTGACGAGATTAAGCTGCACAA AAATTAGGTCTCCTAATTCCGGATTACTACGAACATGTGCTTCAGCCGTATTCACTTCTTATGGAGCCGCAGGAGCAGGAGGAGGAGCTTTGTTTTGGTGGACTACTGATCCACAGGTAATTCTCTTGTTTGACCTCCATGAGAACAAGTTGCAATACATCCGAATCCCACTTGAACGGGACACACATACTCGGAGGTTTGAGCATAAAGGATTCTTAGTTGTTGCCCGTCTTGAAAAGAAATCACCAACGACGCTTACTTTGGGAAAGGTTCACTTGAAAATATTGAAGGCTTACAAAGATGACCAAGTTTGGGCCGAGGAGACCATTGATCTTTCGGCGTATTCGATTCCTTTCAGTAGCACTTTTCGGTTCATGAGCTTCTCCGACCAGATATTACTGTACTGGGTGGATGccaaaaattttcatttcttcAATCTGCAAAAGAGATGTCTCAAGGTTGTTAGGAACCTAGATTCATGCATCTCTGAGAAGATGCTACCCACAGTTGTTAGACCCTATGACTACTGGCTGAATTGTGAGGTTGAGAACATCTGCGCTTTGAGAACCTTGTTGCCTGCACGAGCTCAAATATCTGATCGTGCTGCTTTAAATTCGATGATGAAGAAAAACTTCGAGAATATGTGGACTCTGCAACAACCAAAGACAGTTGGAGGAATTTTCTCTTCATATTACAAATCAAAAACCAACAGTCACTACTTCTTCGATGATTAG
- the LOC113312102 gene encoding uncharacterized protein LOC113312102: MDVDSPAIDNSSSPAEKTSDWRQAYVQYLTTNELPEYEHLASKVKKNAFIYSITEGQLYRKPVSLEPFLRCISTEEGQQILAEVHEGICGNHSGGAQFGIPDAIISDNGKQFDSGVIQDFCKNLNIRHNFSTPYYAQSNGQAEATNRVIMDNLKKGLEQAKGKWTEEFPGVLWSYRTTLKRSTGFSPFTLAYGTKVVIPTEVHLKTTKTRAVKSGKNDSILALDKELLKNRDILAAVSPIPAGNQVEI, encoded by the exons ATGGATGTTGACAGTCCAGCGATAGATAATTCCAGCAGTCCTGCTGAAAAAACTTCGGACTGGCGTCAAGCTTATGTTCAGTATTTGACAACCAATGAACTCCCAGAATATGAGCATCTCGCTTCAAAGGTGAAGAAGAACGCTTTTATATATTCAATAACCGAGGGACAGTTGTACCGTAAACCTGTATCTTTGGAGCCATTTTTGCGGTGCATATCAACAGAAGAAGGGCAACAGATATTGGCGGAGGTtcatgaaggaatatgtggcaaCCATTCTGGGGGGGCGCA atttggaatcccaGACGCAATTATATCAGACAATGGGAAGCAGTTCGATTCTGGGGTGATCCAAGATTTTTGCAAGAACCTGAATATTCGCCACAATTTCTCAACTCCTTACTATGCTCAGAGCAATGGGCAGGCGGAAGCGACCAATCGTGTTATCATGGACAATCTCAAGAAAGGGCTGGAGCAAGCGAAGGGGAAGTGGACAGAAGAATTCCCTGGAGTCTTATGGTCCTATCGGACGACCCTAAAAAGATCCACTGGATTTTCACCATTTACGCTGGCTTATGGTACAAAGGTAGTCATACCCACCGAGGTACATCTCAAGACTACCAAAACTCGAGCTGTCAAATCTGGGAAAAACGACAGCATACTGGCTCTGGATAAAGAGTTGCTGAAGAACAGAGACATCCTTGCAGCAGTTAGTCCGATACCAGCAGGCAATCAAGTTGAGATATGA
- the LOC113312170 gene encoding uncharacterized protein LOC113312170 — translation MTSSPAESEVFISSGDGDSSRSPECSSSPATTTTAATDVGGQSRHVHLGQSMSVTAGSMQGPVTTGGMQGPVTAGGMQGYGSISDDQIVIAAYKQAYQYDQRGVYGSLVKRPPKTLEGLYDRVEKYARVEDDSKARDTRYINRSSNHPNDGRKDKSKNHSSRQHNDRGEVRENNQGERMETGYQKFHDMKLTPLNIQLAELYEKISKDLIPRRPLPAETRDKRDRSKYCKFHKDHGHKTENFRALQIEVQRMIDAGKLQEYMKKDFGKGPGNFGTTHVINAHLINLSHTRIYSMTRRELEDETRRKLRQLKEWYLTNHIDFFSVNGAEIRELGILLDTGISVSVIFSGDYSFMNLPHDLIEEDENPIIGFSDEVTKAIGKVNIYITVADKSVLGNFLMLYCRSPYNAIVGRDWMHEIDAVTSSYHQCLKFLAPEGVVKVRSDQMAAHKCHGSAIDEYKKSEVSWNQIMRVEQK, via the exons ATGACGTCATCACCAGCAGAGTCCGAGGTCTTCATCTCCTCCGGCGACGGCGACAGCAGCAGGTCACCGGAATGTTCATCTTCTCCGGCGacgacaacaacagcagcaacagatgTCGGCGGCCAG TCTAGGCATGTACACTTGGGCCAGTCAATGTCAGTTACTGCAGGAAGCATGCAAGGGCCAGTTACtacaggaggcatgcaaggacCAGTTActgcaggaggcatgcagggcta CGGATCGATTTCCGACGATCAAATCGTCATCGCAGCTTACAAGCAGGCGTACCAGTACGATCAAAGAGGTGTGTACGGTTCCTTGGTCAAGAGACCACCAAAGACTCTGGAAGGACTGTATGATCGAGTTGAAAAATATGCTCGAGTGGAGGATGATTCCAAAGCTCGAGATACGAGATATATTAACAGATCATCCAATCATCCAAATGATGGGAGAAAAGACAAGTCGAAGAACCATTCGAGCAGACAGCACAATGATCGAGGTGAAGTCCGAGAGAATAACCAAGGCGAACGAATGGAAACTGGATATCAAAAATTTCATGACATGAAGCTGACGCCATTGAACATACAACTCGCAGAGTTGTATGAGAAAATCAGCAAGGATTTGATCCCCCGTCGTCCTTTGCCAGCAGAGACACGTGATAAACGTGATAGGAGCAAATACTGCAAGTTCCATAAAGACCATGGTCACAAGACCGAGAATTTCCGCGCTCTACAGATCGAGGTCCAGCGAATGATCGATGCTGGAAAGCTGCAAGAGTACATGAAAAAGGATTTTGGGAAAGGTCCTGGAAATTTTGGCACAACACACGTGATTAACGCACATCTGATAAATCTCAGTCACACCAGGATCTATTCAATGACCAGGCGGGAATTGGAAGATGAAACCAGGAGGAAACTCAGGCAGTTAAAAGAATGGTACTTGACAAATCATATCGATTTTTTCAGTGTAAATGGAGCAGAAATTCGGGAGCTTGG GATTCTACTGGATACAGGAATCTCAGTAAGCGTGATATTTTCAGGAGATTATTCCTTTATGAATCTGCCACACGACTTGATCGAGGAGGACGAAAATCCAATTATTGGTTTCAGCGACGAAGTTACAAAGGCGATTGGAAAAGTGAATATTTATATAACAGTGGCTGACAAGTCTGTTCTAGGAAATTTCCTAATGCTTTACTGTAGATCTCCCTACAACGCAATTGTAGGACGAGACTGGATGCATGAGATCGATGCAGTCACATCCTCATATCATCAATGTTTGAAGTTTCTTGCCCCTGAAGGAGTCGTAAAAGTTAGGAGTGACCAGATGGCCGCCCACAAGTGTCATGGGAGTGCAATAGACGAGTACAAGAAATCAGAAGTTAGCTGGAACCAAATCATGCGAGTCGAGCAGAAATAG